The Thermosynechococcus sp. CL-1 genomic interval CTCTCGCCGGGATCACGTTCTGGACCATTGGCGATCGCGGCTGCTGCCCATCCCCATCTTGAGGCCCTGCCGATTCTTGACGAACGCTCGGCAGCTTTTTTTGCCCTTGGCTTTGTCCAACAGCAGGGACGACCCGTTGCCCTTGTCTGCACTTCAGGAACCGCTGCGGCCAATTTCTATCCTGCGATTATCGAAGCGAGTTTAAGTCATTTACCGTTAATTGTGCTGACCGCCGATCGCCCCCCCGAATTGCGCTTTTGCCAAGCGGGGCAAGCCATTGATCAGGTGCATCTCTATGGTCAGGCGGTACGTCACTATCGCGAACTAAGTCTGCCGGAACTTGCTTTGCTGCCCTACCTGCGGCAAACCCTCTGCCATAGCTGGCAAACTGCCCTCTGGCCAGATCCGGGGCCAGTCCATTTGAATATTCCCCTGCGGGATCCCCTTGACCTGCGCCCTGAGGCCAATTTTCATGGGGCACTTCCTGAAAACTTCTTTGATCAGGTGCAGCCCTTTGTGCCGCCTCGGGTTGTCACCGCTCTCCCTTGGCAAACATGGCAGCAGATGCAGCGGGGGTTAATTATTGCGGGGCCTAGTCATGGGGTGGATTCTCTAGCGGAAGCTGCCGCGATTGATCGCCTGAGTCGGTTTCTGCAGTGGCCAGTGCTTGCCGATGCCCTCTCCTACGCACGGGGGCTGCCCCACAGTATTACCCATTACGATCTGCTACTGCGAAATGCCCACCTACGGGAATCCTTGCGTCCTGAAGCAGTGATTCAACTGGGACCGCTGCCCACCAGTAAGACCCTGCGGGAGTGGCTGAGTGCCTGCGATCCGCTGATCTGGTGCTTTGACCCCACGGGCGATAACAACAATCCTCTCCATGGTCGCTGTCAGACGCTGGCGATCGCCCCCCAAGCGGTGGACTGCCCCCCCGACCCCCTACCCCCCAACCCCTACCTCAAGGACTGGCAAGACCAAGACCAACGAATGCATGAGCAACTGCAGCGAACCTTTGAGGCCATTGATTGGTTCTGTGAGGCCAAGCTGATTTACCATCTGCCGCAGTGGTTGCCATCGCAAACGGCGATTTTTGTGGCCAGTAGTATGCCCGTGCGCGATGTTGAGAGTGTTTGGCGGGCGAGCGATCGCCACCATCGTTTTTACTTTAATCGAGGCGCCAACGGCATTGATGGCACATTATCTAGTGCCCTTGGGGTTGCCCATCGCGGTCAACCGACCCTCTTGATCACTGGGGATCTGGCCTGCTTGCACGATACCAATGGTTGGCTGATCACGCCACAGTTTCAGGGGTGTCTCACTGTACTGCTGATCAATAACAACGGCGGTGGTATTTTTGAGCATCTACCGATTCGGCAGTTTGATCCACCCTTTGAGGCCTTTTTTGCCACCCCCCAAGCGGTCAATTTTGCCCATCTTGCAGCGGCCTACGGTATTCCCTATCACTGCTTACAGGATTGGGCGGATGTGCAAACCCAACTTTCCCTTGCCCCTTGGCCAAAAATACGGCTTTTGGAATTTAGGAGCGATCGCCACCAGAACGCCCAATGGCGACAGCAGGTGCTGGCTCACCTTGGGATC includes:
- the menD gene encoding 2-succinyl-5-enolpyruvyl-6-hydroxy-3-cyclohexene-1-carboxylic-acid synthase; translated protein: MILTENLNVLWASVLFETLYRLGLRTVVLSPGSRSGPLAIAAAAHPHLEALPILDERSAAFFALGFVQQQGRPVALVCTSGTAAANFYPAIIEASLSHLPLIVLTADRPPELRFCQAGQAIDQVHLYGQAVRHYRELSLPELALLPYLRQTLCHSWQTALWPDPGPVHLNIPLRDPLDLRPEANFHGALPENFFDQVQPFVPPRVVTALPWQTWQQMQRGLIIAGPSHGVDSLAEAAAIDRLSRFLQWPVLADALSYARGLPHSITHYDLLLRNAHLRESLRPEAVIQLGPLPTSKTLREWLSACDPLIWCFDPTGDNNNPLHGRCQTLAIAPQAVDCPPDPLPPNPYLKDWQDQDQRMHEQLQRTFEAIDWFCEAKLIYHLPQWLPSQTAIFVASSMPVRDVESVWRASDRHHRFYFNRGANGIDGTLSSALGVAHRGQPTLLITGDLACLHDTNGWLITPQFQGCLTVLLINNNGGGIFEHLPIRQFDPPFEAFFATPQAVNFAHLAAAYGIPYHCLQDWADVQTQLSLAPWPKIRLLEFRSDRHQNAQWRQQVLAHLGI